The DNA region CGTGTCGTGTCTGTGACGGGTGCGTGGGCGCATTGTGTGGGCTGGCCCCTGTGCATTCCGTCTGACCCGCTCGGTTATTGGAAGCTTGCGCACCTTGTGCTGGTGGGAGTTGCTTCGGTGTTCATGGCGCTGGTGTGGCGCAAAGCCTGGCGCGAACAGCGCGATCAGAAGTTGATCCTGCCGCTTGTCACCGTGACGGGCGTATTGTTCGTGGGGCAGGCGCTCGTCGGGGCGGTCGAAGTGACGCGTGCCTATCCCATGCATCTGGTGGTTCTGCACGGATTGACAGCGGTTGCTTTGTGGATCTCACTCGGATTTCTCGTGTTCACTTCAGGAACGCTGGCAAAGGACAATCCCGAAGTCATCAAATTCGATCGCCGCCAGCGCGCCAAGGATTTCTTTGTGCTTTCCAAGCCGTTGATCGTGGCTCTGCTTTTGGTGACCACGTATGGCGGTTTGGTGGCGGGGAGCAAGGCGTGGCCCTCCGCTTCGCTCACGTTCTGGACCTTGTTCGGTGGCGCGCTGGCGGCGGCGGGCTCGAGCGCGCTCAATCAATATATCGATCGCGAACTCGATAAGAAAATGCAGCGCACTGCCAAGCGTCCACTCGCGGATGGTCGCCTGACTTCCGCCGAAGGGTTGTCCTACGGGCTGGCATTGTGCCTGCTCAGTTATTACGTCATGGCGGGGTTTGTCAACCTGTTGGCGGCGCTGCTGTCACTGGCGGGTATTTTTTATTATGTCTTTTTCTACAGCGTCTGGTTGAAAAAGGCGACCGTGCAAAACATCGTCATTGGCGGCGGCGCGGGCGCAATTCCTCCCATGGTGGGTTGGGCGGCGGCGACCGGCGAACTCGGTCTTGCTGCGTGGATCCTGTTTGCCATCGTCTTCATGTGGACCCCGCCGCATTTCTGGGCGCTGGCAATCGTCCGCATGAAGGATTATGAAAAGGCAGGCGTGCCGATGCTGCCTGTGGTGGAGGGGGAGGAGAAGACTCGCAAGCAGATCCTGATCTACACCATCGAGCTGATCGCTGTCACGCTTCTCCTGCCGATCTTCAATCTGGCAGGCACCATTTATCTTTTCTCCGCGCTGATACTGGGCGGCTTCCTGCTCTATGCGGCGTGGCAGGTCTTTCGCGTTGGCGGCAACAAGGTGGCATGGACGATGTATCGCTGGTCCAGTATGTATCTGGCTTTCATTTTCCTGGCGTTGATGATCGATGCGGTGGTGTAGGTTTATTTTCAAACAAGCCCGCAGGCGGATGCTGAAAACTTGAATCTATCTTTTTATAATAACGGCTGTATCATCCCCGTATAGGATTTCCCAGTTCTTTTCCCGGATCAGATGTGTGGCGAGGATGGAATTTGTTTTAATGATCGCCCAGTCGACTTCATATTCTTCAAAGACTTGCTCCCAATCGCCGCTTAATAGAATGACCGCCTGATATTCCCTTGTAAGAGACTCCCCATAAAAATCGGTCTGACTGTCGATAAAGACAGGCTGACGCGGCTTCATGGCGTATTCAAGATACCCTCCCCAGTTGAACTCGTTGAACATATTGCCCTGTTGGGGGTTGTCATTTAGCCATTTGACAGCTTCCACCGGGAAAATGGATGGGGCGAATTGATACCTTGAAGTCAAGTTCCCGTGATTGAGGATGATGATTGCGCCAAACAGGATGACGGCGGTCATCTTCCAAAATCCGCCTTGTAGCTGGCTTTGTAGCTGTAGTGTGCGCAACTCAATTTTCATCAGGAGGGATTCCTTGACAAAAATTTCTTTTATGCATGAACTTAACATAAAAGCGGAGGAAATGGCAAATAGCGGAATGTTGCGCGCTACGAGAAGCGCCGCCATTGCCATTCCTGCGTTGAGAAAGACGAGTGCAGGACGGATGGATGCGTTTGTCAGGGACGGTAGGGATATGGAAAAGGCGAGCAGGATTAGAAATGGAAGCATTCCCGCGTTATGGAAATTGGGGGACATTGTTTCGGTCGTGTTTTCCAGAATGTATCGGCTGTTGTTCCCTAGCAGGGCGATCCAATTGCCCCAGCCGTCGGGAGTGATCACGGAAGCGATCAGGGCAAATATGCCCGTGATAAGGAAGACTTTCACTTTACCCACGCCTTCCTGCCGTTTTTTTAGCCATTCCCAAATACTGCCTGCAAAATATGCAAGCCAGGTCAGCAGACCAAAAATGAAGCCTGCGTGGATATTCGCCCACAGGATCATCATGCCTGATGCATACGGGATTAATTTCTTCGGTGAATTATGATGCGTTTCAAGTAGGATAATCCATGCTGTCAAGAATATAAAGGTGAAGATATGTGGACGGGGAAGCCAGTGCAAACTTGATGCGCCTGCGATCAGAATGATGAGAAATGCACTGAGAATGGGGAGACCGGTCCGCTTGACTGCCTCGCCGTAGAGAATCGTAAATGTTGCAGAGATAATCAAGCCTGTCAGAAAGATGACGCCAGCTAGCCCGCCTATGCGGTGGGTGCCAGCCAGCAGGACTTGAGAAAACCATTCGTATGGAGGGCGGTGATTCCCTTCTCTTGTATGCGAGAGGATGTCCTTCGTCGGTATGCTGCCTGTATCGAGTATGAAATCTCCAATTGCCAGGTGCCGCCCGAGGTCCGAATCAATGTTGAGCATGCGCCCGCCGAGCAGATAGACCGCAAAGAGGAGCGATACGAACAGTACATCGCTCAACGATGGCAGAATCCTTGTAATGATCCATAGTTTTTTTGGTTGCACTGTTTCCATGTGAAAGTGATCAATCTGCTGGTTGTGGATATTCCTGCCAATGATAAAGGAAGCCCTTGAAAAATCAAGGGCTTCCAAATTTGTTTGAGTTTTACTCGCCGAGATAATCCCGCAATTTCCTGCGGATGGACGGGTGGCGCAGGCGGCTCAACGCCTGTGCCTCGATCTGGCGCACACGCTCGCGCGTGACGCCCATCTTGCGTCCCACTTCCTCGAGAGTGTATGCCTGACCATCCAGCAGACCGTACCGTAATTGCAATATACGGACCTCGCGCGGCGGCAAACCGTTCAGCACTTCGCCGAGGTGTTCGCGCAGCAGGTTGTAAGTGGCGGTATCGTCGGGCGGGGGAGCCTCGTCGTCTTCGATGAAATCACCCAGCACCGAATCTTCCTCGTCGTCAGTCGGGGTCTCCAGCGAAAGCGGACGGCGCGCCACCTGGATCATATTCTCGACCTTTTTCGGCGGGACATCCAACGCTTCGGCAAGCTCCTCCACGCTGGGTTCGCGTCCAAGCCTTTGTGTGAGCTGATGCTGGATTCGCAGAAGTTTGTTGATCTGGTCGCCCATGTGGACCGGTACGCGGATGGTGCGTCCCTGATCGGCAATGGCGCGTGTGACTGCCTGACGGATCCACCATGTGGCGTACGTGGAGAATTTATGTCCGCGGCGGTAATCGAATTTCTTGGTCGCGCGGATCAGACCGATATTGCCTTCCTGGATCAAATCGAGGAAGGGCACGCCGCGTCCCATATACTTTTTAGCGACGGAAATGACAAGGCGGGAGTTTGCCGTGATCAGATGCTCGCGCGCCGCCCAGCCGTCTTCGATGAAACGGCGGAGTTCAAGCCGCCGCTTGGGAGAAACGCTCCCATGTGCCAGTTCCTCGCGGGCGGTGCGTCCGCGCTCGATGCGCTGGGCAAGCTGGACTTCCTCTGTGGCGGTCAGCAGCGGAACGCGGCTGACTTCCTTCAAGTACAGACCAATCGTATCGTCGGTGTCGATATTTGCCAGATAATCATCCAGCGAGAGATCGGGTTCCGGCTCCGATTCGCCGCTTTCCTCCACCGCCGCCAGTTCATCCTCGGTCGGTTCCGGCATGACGGTGTCCTCGACGAACGGAATACCCGCGCTTAACAAAGCAGAGAACGCCTCCTCCAATTGCTCGACATCCTGCTCGGCTTCGGGGAAGAAGTGCAGGATGTCGTCCAACGTCACATACGATTTTTGCCGCCCCAGTTCGATCAGTCTTGCAATTGCGGGAAACTCTTCTTCGTCGTCGACCATCAATATTTTCTCTACATCCATTCAAATATCCAACTTTCGGTAAAAATTTTCCTTCAAACTAGAATACACTTTTTTAAGGTGAAAAGCAATACCTGCCCATCCTTACAGATGCTTTGCAACGCATTTGTATTACGCTGGAACAGGCTTAAGGAGTGGGAGTTGCTTCCAGTGTGGGTGCAGCCTCGGTGGGCGGAACAGGCGTCTCGGTCGGTGGAGGCGGAGTGGGGGTGTTCAGGTAGGGCGGGAAGTTTGCAAGATTGGTCAGCGAGTCGATCCCGCTCAAGGTCAGGATCACGACCCGGCTCCCGTCCACGCGCACGTAATATCCGCTGCTGCTGGGGGTGGCATCGCCGACCTCCAGAGTGCTGGTGCTTCCGTCCGCAAATTGGACGGTGATGATATAGGCGGGCTCGTCCAAGCCAAAGACGCTCGCATCGGATGCGTTTTCGATTTCATCCACGATGTTGAGCGATGTGAGTTGGGACGCTGCCGCCTCAGCCAAGCCGGGGTCTGCTTCTATTTCGAAGGGCAGGGTCAACACCCAGGCATTGTCCCCGTCCCGCTCCACGCGGACGGTTTCACCCTCGGCAGGCTGGACCTCGATGCTGTTCGCAACGCGGTCATCGGCAAAGAGAAACTCGGATTCTTCGATGGTGAACATCTCCGGTGTTACAGCTTCTTCTGTGCCTTCATCCCCCTGCTGGTTCAGGTAATACGCGGCGCCGATCATCAGCGCGAGCACAAACAGGGTGACCCATGTCCCTGCGCGGAACAGGGGTTTTCTTTGCTTTGGGGCAGCGGTTTCCTTTTGTTTTTGCGAACGGGTGGTTCGCGGTGATTTCGTTGCGGTTTTTGTCGTTTTGCGGGGAGCCATTCACTAGCCTCTCTTGCGGCGTGCGACCCATGCGG from Anaerolineales bacterium includes:
- a CDS encoding heme o synthase, producing MKYSLRSSFARLVLALFASVFLLTVVGRVVSVTGAWAHCVGWPLCIPSDPLGYWKLAHLVLVGVASVFMALVWRKAWREQRDQKLILPLVTVTGVLFVGQALVGAVEVTRAYPMHLVVLHGLTAVALWISLGFLVFTSGTLAKDNPEVIKFDRRQRAKDFFVLSKPLIVALLLVTTYGGLVAGSKAWPSASLTFWTLFGGALAAAGSSALNQYIDRELDKKMQRTAKRPLADGRLTSAEGLSYGLALCLLSYYVMAGFVNLLAALLSLAGIFYYVFFYSVWLKKATVQNIVIGGGAGAIPPMVGWAAATGELGLAAWILFAIVFMWTPPHFWALAIVRMKDYEKAGVPMLPVVEGEEKTRKQILIYTIELIAVTLLLPIFNLAGTIYLFSALILGGFLLYAAWQVFRVGGNKVAWTMYRWSSMYLAFIFLALMIDAVV
- a CDS encoding sigma-70 family RNA polymerase sigma factor, with the translated sequence MDVEKILMVDDEEEFPAIARLIELGRQKSYVTLDDILHFFPEAEQDVEQLEEAFSALLSAGIPFVEDTVMPEPTEDELAAVEESGESEPEPDLSLDDYLANIDTDDTIGLYLKEVSRVPLLTATEEVQLAQRIERGRTAREELAHGSVSPKRRLELRRFIEDGWAAREHLITANSRLVISVAKKYMGRGVPFLDLIQEGNIGLIRATKKFDYRRGHKFSTYATWWIRQAVTRAIADQGRTIRVPVHMGDQINKLLRIQHQLTQRLGREPSVEELAEALDVPPKKVENMIQVARRPLSLETPTDDEEDSVLGDFIEDDEAPPPDDTATYNLLREHLGEVLNGLPPREVRILQLRYGLLDGQAYTLEEVGRKMGVTRERVRQIEAQALSRLRHPSIRRKLRDYLGE
- a CDS encoding DUF4340 domain-containing protein — protein: MAPRKTTKTATKSPRTTRSQKQKETAAPKQRKPLFRAGTWVTLFVLALMIGAAYYLNQQGDEGTEEAVTPEMFTIEESEFLFADDRVANSIEVQPAEGETVRVERDGDNAWVLTLPFEIEADPGLAEAAASQLTSLNIVDEIENASDASVFGLDEPAYIITVQFADGSTSTLEVGDATPSSSGYYVRVDGSRVVILTLSGIDSLTNLANFPPYLNTPTPPPPTETPVPPTEAAPTLEATPTP